A part of Silvimonas soli genomic DNA contains:
- a CDS encoding tRNA dihydrouridine synthase has translation MHRTSTVASLAALSKQAGPGYNGGCYFDWLPALRIYLAPMEGLLDHVLRDVLTRAGGVDLCVSEFIRVSGSLLPKRIFYRFVPELLNGGKTPAGVPVRVQLLGSDPACMAENAERLASLSPPGIDLNFGCPAKTVNRHGGGALLLKTPEVIHEVVSAVRRAVPAHIPVTTKMRLGYEDQSLTLECAHAMQDGGSAELVVHARTKTDGYRPPAYWEKLPAIREALSIPVIANGEIWTAADFHRCREVSGCEDVMIGRGMVANPGLALQALGHAGLAWSDLAPLVQLFWHNVESRILPKYQAGRAKQWLGYLRRTYPQADAVFIEGRALQEGKDLVALMLASMQAEAAVLV, from the coding sequence ATGCATAGGACCTCGACTGTTGCCAGCCTGGCGGCCTTAAGCAAACAAGCCGGGCCAGGGTACAATGGCGGCTGTTATTTTGACTGGCTACCGGCTTTGCGTATTTATCTGGCCCCGATGGAAGGGCTGCTTGATCACGTTTTGCGCGATGTTTTGACTCGTGCAGGTGGTGTTGATCTTTGTGTCAGCGAATTCATTCGGGTTTCTGGCTCGTTGCTGCCCAAACGCATCTTCTATCGTTTCGTCCCTGAGCTGCTGAATGGCGGGAAAACGCCAGCGGGTGTGCCAGTGCGCGTTCAGTTGCTGGGATCAGACCCCGCCTGCATGGCCGAAAACGCGGAACGTCTGGCATCGCTCAGTCCCCCTGGTATCGATCTGAACTTTGGTTGTCCGGCTAAAACCGTCAACCGACATGGCGGCGGGGCGTTATTGCTCAAGACGCCAGAAGTGATCCATGAGGTTGTTAGCGCGGTGCGGCGAGCGGTGCCGGCACATATTCCTGTAACCACCAAGATGCGCTTGGGTTACGAAGACCAAAGTCTGACGCTGGAATGCGCGCACGCCATGCAAGACGGGGGCTCGGCCGAACTGGTCGTACATGCGCGAACCAAGACAGACGGTTATCGCCCGCCCGCCTATTGGGAAAAACTCCCGGCCATTCGTGAGGCACTTTCGATTCCGGTAATTGCCAATGGCGAAATCTGGACTGCTGCGGACTTTCATCGCTGCCGCGAAGTATCCGGCTGCGAAGATGTCATGATCGGGCGCGGCATGGTGGCCAACCCCGGCTTGGCATTGCAAGCGCTCGGCCACGCTGGTTTGGCCTGGTCCGATCTGGCCCCGTTGGTGCAGCTGTTTTGGCATAACGTGGAATCGCGCATTCTTCCCAAATACCAGGCCGGCCGCGCCAAGCAGTGGCTGGGTTATTTGCGCCGTACATATCCGCAAGCTGATGCTGTTTTTATCGAGGGCAGGGCGTTGCAAGAAGGCAAAGATCTCGTGGCGTTAATGCTTGCCTCCATGCAGGCTGA
- a CDS encoding LexA family protein — protein MGNPNRDTEYLGKLQDYYSNYRSLPSYAVIGEMLGMASKSAVSALVKRLMLAGYIEMTPDKRLAPTKRFFERELADFPVPAGLPAAANDAMSEALSIDDYLVNRPSATIMVRVRGESMIEAGIHDGDIAIVEKRPAASVGDIVVAIIDDEYTLKELGRDKQGFMLLPRNPEFSPIRPQEGLEIYGVMVGLVRKYR, from the coding sequence ATGGGCAACCCCAATCGCGATACCGAGTACCTGGGCAAACTTCAGGATTATTATTCTAACTACCGCAGTTTGCCGTCCTATGCCGTCATCGGCGAAATGCTGGGTATGGCATCCAAGTCTGCCGTTTCAGCGCTGGTCAAGCGCCTGATGCTGGCCGGTTATATCGAAATGACGCCCGATAAACGCCTGGCGCCCACCAAACGCTTCTTTGAACGTGAGTTGGCGGACTTTCCGGTGCCAGCGGGTTTGCCCGCCGCCGCGAACGACGCCATGAGCGAAGCGCTCTCTATTGACGACTATCTGGTCAATCGCCCCTCTGCCACCATCATGGTGCGCGTTCGCGGCGAGTCGATGATTGAGGCTGGCATTCATGATGGTGATATCGCCATCGTCGAAAAACGCCCTGCCGCCAGCGTTGGCGATATTGTCGTGGCCATCATAGATGACGAATACACGCTCAAAGAACTTGGGCGCGACAAGCAAGGTTTCATGTTGTTGCCGCGTAACCCGGAGTTCTCGCCAATCCGCCCGCAAGAAGGATTGGAGATTTACGGCGTGATGGTGGGGCTGGTGCGCAAGTACCGCTAA
- the queF gene encoding NADPH-dependent 7-cyano-7-deazaguanine reductase QueF (Catalyzes the NADPH-dependent reduction of 7-cyano-7-deazaguanine (preQ0) to 7-aminomethyl-7-deazaguanine (preQ1) in queuosine biosynthesis), which translates to MSEAEFSPLGKAVSYKTEYDPSLLFPIPRQGKRDEIGVTGTLPFMGVDIWNAFELSWLNARGKPQVAMATFHIPAESPNIVESKSFKLYLNSFNQTRLADIEALQSLLQADISAAAGAPVIVQLFEPEAFAAQKMADLAGYCIDNLDIEVDNYEPTPGLLRCDQLDSPVDEVLTSNLLKSNCLVTGQPDWASVQIRYVGAPINRESLLRYLISFRNHNEFHEQCVERIFVDIMRDCKPMKLAVYARYTRRGGLDINPYRCNFSGPQPTNIRTARQ; encoded by the coding sequence ATGAGCGAAGCTGAATTCTCACCCCTTGGCAAAGCGGTGAGCTACAAGACTGAATACGATCCATCATTGCTGTTTCCGATTCCCCGCCAAGGCAAGCGTGATGAAATCGGTGTAACCGGCACGCTGCCATTTATGGGTGTCGATATCTGGAACGCCTTTGAACTGAGCTGGCTCAATGCCCGCGGCAAGCCGCAAGTGGCGATGGCAACGTTTCATATTCCGGCCGAAAGCCCGAATATTGTTGAGTCCAAATCATTCAAGCTCTACCTGAACAGTTTCAACCAAACCCGTCTGGCTGACATCGAAGCATTGCAATCGTTATTGCAAGCCGATATTTCCGCCGCTGCTGGCGCGCCAGTAATCGTGCAGCTGTTTGAGCCTGAAGCTTTTGCAGCGCAGAAAATGGCCGATCTGGCCGGCTATTGCATCGACAATCTGGATATCGAAGTCGACAACTACGAACCCACACCGGGTCTGTTGCGTTGTGACCAACTGGATAGCCCGGTCGATGAAGTGCTGACTTCCAATCTGTTGAAGTCCAACTGCCTCGTTACCGGCCAGCCAGACTGGGCCAGCGTACAGATTCGTTATGTCGGCGCGCCGATCAATCGCGAAAGCCTCCTACGTTATCTGATCTCGTTTCGCAACCACAACGAGTTTCACGAGCAGTGCGTCGAGCGCATTTTTGTCGACATCATGCGTGACTGCAAACCCATGAAACTGGCCGTCTACGCGCGCTATACGCGTCGTGGTGGTCTGGACATCAATCCTTACCGTTGTAATTTCAGCGGCCCGCAGCCGACCAATATCCGGACGGCGCGACAGTAA
- the msrA gene encoding peptide-methionine (S)-S-oxide reductase MsrA, whose amino-acid sequence MTTEVAILAGGCFWCMEAVFQRLRGITAVQSGYMGGHVQHPTYKAVCTGETGHAEILKISFNTDEISYEDVLDVYFTIHDPTTLNRQGDDIGTQYRSEIFYLNGEQESVARTKIAELSAAGTYPDPIVTKLTPAQEFWPAEDYHNNYFNQHGEQPYCSLVVASKVHKLLKYFPQQAKESL is encoded by the coding sequence ATGACCACTGAAGTTGCGATCCTGGCTGGTGGATGTTTCTGGTGCATGGAAGCGGTTTTTCAACGCCTGCGCGGTATTACCGCTGTGCAATCGGGCTATATGGGCGGTCATGTGCAGCACCCAACCTACAAGGCCGTGTGCACCGGAGAAACCGGCCACGCCGAAATTCTGAAGATTTCCTTCAATACGGATGAAATCAGCTACGAAGATGTGCTGGATGTATATTTCACGATTCACGACCCAACGACGTTGAATCGCCAAGGCGATGACATTGGCACCCAATATCGCTCGGAAATCTTTTATCTGAATGGCGAACAAGAGTCTGTTGCCCGCACCAAAATTGCGGAGTTGAGCGCAGCGGGAACCTATCCGGACCCAATCGTTACCAAACTGACGCCTGCGCAGGAGTTCTGGCCAGCTGAGGACTACCACAACAACTACTTCAATCAGCATGGCGAACAGCCGTATTGCTCGTTGGTAGTGGCCTCCAAAGTGCACAAGCTGCTGAAATACTTTCCGCAGCAAGCCAAAGAAAGCCTGTAA
- the dapC gene encoding succinyldiaminopimelate transaminase, with product MSPRLDDLHPYPFQKLKSLFAGVTPNPVFKHINLSIGEPKHATPELIKAALVNNLDGLAAYPATLGSEALRESISHWLARRYDLPAPNPATEIIPVNGSREALFSFAQAVINTETGNKPVVISPNPFYQIYEGAALLAGAEPFYVNCLAQNRFQPDWDSVPEDVWQRTQLVFVCSPGNPTGAVASLDDWKKLFALADRYGFVIASDECYSEIYFDDAKPLGGLEAAHKLGRDYRGLVVFSSLSKRSNVPGLRSGFVAGDAAILAKFLLYRTYHGCAMSPSIQAASIAGWNDEAHVVENRSLYGAKFAAVTPELATVLDVAMPDASFYLWASTPIADTEFARRLYAEQHVTVLPGSYLARDAHGVNPGANRVRIALVAPLEDCIAAAKRIVHFCQTL from the coding sequence ATGTCACCCCGGCTCGACGACCTGCATCCCTACCCGTTCCAGAAGTTGAAATCGCTGTTTGCCGGTGTTACGCCCAACCCGGTGTTCAAGCACATCAACTTGTCGATCGGGGAGCCCAAGCACGCCACGCCGGAGCTGATCAAAGCCGCGCTCGTCAACAATCTGGACGGTCTGGCTGCATATCCGGCCACGCTGGGCTCGGAAGCACTGCGTGAGTCGATCAGTCATTGGCTTGCTCGTCGTTACGATCTACCTGCGCCCAATCCGGCCACCGAAATCATCCCGGTCAACGGCAGCCGCGAGGCGTTGTTTTCGTTCGCCCAAGCCGTGATCAACACCGAAACCGGCAACAAGCCGGTGGTGATCTCCCCTAATCCGTTTTATCAGATTTATGAAGGCGCCGCGCTGCTGGCCGGGGCTGAACCGTTTTATGTGAACTGCCTGGCGCAGAACCGCTTTCAACCCGATTGGGATAGCGTGCCGGAAGATGTCTGGCAACGCACCCAGCTGGTGTTTGTATGCTCGCCCGGCAATCCGACCGGTGCGGTAGCCTCGCTGGATGACTGGAAAAAACTGTTTGCGCTGGCAGATCGCTACGGCTTTGTTATTGCCAGCGATGAATGTTATTCCGAGATTTACTTTGACGATGCCAAGCCGCTGGGTGGGCTCGAAGCAGCCCACAAGCTGGGGCGCGATTATCGCGGGCTGGTGGTGTTTTCGTCGCTGTCCAAACGCTCTAACGTGCCAGGCTTGCGTTCGGGCTTTGTCGCTGGCGACGCGGCTATTCTGGCAAAATTTTTGCTGTACCGGACTTACCACGGCTGCGCCATGAGCCCTTCCATTCAGGCGGCCAGTATTGCCGGCTGGAACGATGAGGCTCATGTTGTCGAGAACCGCAGTCTTTATGGCGCCAAATTTGCCGCTGTGACACCAGAACTGGCGACAGTGCTGGACGTGGCCATGCCCGATGCCTCGTTCTATCTGTGGGCCAGCACGCCCATTGCCGACACCGAATTTGCCCGACGCCTGTATGCCGAACAGCACGTTACCGTTTTGCCGGGCTCCTATCTGGCGCGCGATGCGCACGGCGTGAATCCGGGAGCGAATCGCGTGCGGATTGCGCTGGTGGCACCGCTGGAAGATTGCATTGCCGCCGCCAAACGCATCGTTCATTTCTGCCAGACGCTTTAA
- the dapD gene encoding 2,3,4,5-tetrahydropyridine-2,6-dicarboxylate N-succinyltransferase, with protein sequence MSNLQAVIETAFENRAEINPGNVTAELRDAINETINGLDKGLWRVAEKVDGQWQTNQWLKKAVLLSFRINDNVLLDGGCTQYFDKVPSKFADYSEADFRAGGFRVVPNAVARRGSFIGKNVVLMPSYVNIGAYVDEGTMVDTWATVGSCAQIGKNVHLSGGVGIGGVLEPLQAGPTIIEDNCFIGARSEVVEGVIVEEGSVISMGVYIGQSTKIYDRETGEVTYGRIPAGSVVVSGNLPSKDGSYSLYCAVIVKKVDAKTRGKVGINELLRGI encoded by the coding sequence ATGAGCAACCTGCAAGCCGTTATCGAAACCGCATTTGAAAATCGCGCCGAGATCAACCCAGGCAACGTAACCGCCGAACTGCGTGATGCCATCAACGAAACCATCAACGGTCTGGATAAAGGTCTGTGGCGCGTCGCTGAAAAAGTGGACGGCCAATGGCAAACCAATCAGTGGCTCAAGAAAGCCGTTCTGCTGTCGTTCCGCATTAACGACAACGTCTTGCTGGATGGCGGTTGCACTCAGTACTTCGACAAAGTCCCTAGCAAGTTTGCCGACTACAGCGAGGCTGACTTCCGCGCTGGTGGTTTCCGTGTTGTGCCCAACGCCGTGGCGCGTCGCGGCTCGTTTATTGGCAAGAACGTGGTGCTGATGCCTTCGTACGTCAACATCGGTGCTTATGTTGATGAAGGCACTATGGTCGACACTTGGGCCACCGTCGGTTCTTGCGCGCAGATTGGCAAGAACGTTCACTTGTCCGGCGGCGTGGGTATTGGTGGTGTATTGGAGCCGCTGCAAGCCGGCCCGACCATCATTGAAGACAACTGCTTTATCGGTGCGCGCTCGGAAGTGGTTGAAGGCGTGATCGTGGAAGAAGGCTCGGTGATTTCGATGGGCGTTTACATCGGCCAATCCACCAAGATCTATGACCGCGAAACCGGCGAAGTGACTTATGGCCGCATCCCGGCCGGTTCGGTGGTGGTATCGGGCAATCTGCCTTCCAAAGATGGCTCCTACAGCCTGTACTGCGCTGTAATCGTGAAGAAGGTCGATGCCAAGACTCGCGGCAAGGTCGGCATTAACGAACTTCTGCGCGGCATCTGA
- a CDS encoding M16 family metallopeptidase codes for MPLIRKLLVASLLSVGLLATAAQAKPGFPQDQSDIKPDPAATWGVLDNGVRYVVLPNSEPKGRASLRLLVKAGSLNETDDQQGLAHFLEHMAFKGSTHYKPDTLVNYFQRLGMGMGSDANANTGQDRTVYQLELPDTKEHTLTEGLQVFADFSGGLLLQQDQINSERGVILSEKRARDSVAFRNYVAEINFLLPGSLPAQRMPIGQESVINAANRDRFADLYNTWYRPDRLTIIAVGDLNVVKTVALINKEFGGLTARAPERAAPDLRIQSTVKDVQVGYHYEADAPNTNISIQTLQPFPGEDKAQIRLSDQTLQLALDMLSRRLDMLAHQENSPLNGAYTGVYDMFKQVRISTIGASAKPEQWQTALGLVEQQLRGALEHGFTAAELKVATANMRTDLQQSVSSAATRRSDRLAGSIADSLNDDNVFTSPQQDLALLGPLLDKVTPQDCLDALRKAWSGGRKVFVAGNVKLDQPQTQILAAYQQGQTQAVKAPDADKTTEFPYKDFGPAGAVAKQKQIDDLGITQVQFANGVRLNLKKTPFQANTVSVILRVGSGLLTEPAATQPGLAYLANLGFKTGGLDKLGIDDLQTALAGKQVGLNFGVGSDALTFSANTNQDNLQLQLQLLAAYLAHPGYRPEALSMARKAIVENQTELAHTPEGLLQTRIASELADHDPRFGIPDQKVALSRNLDELKTWLQPQLSSGPLEVSIVGDIDIPQTIAAVSQTLGALPQRDAKPDYTAQRVVNFPAQAVNQRYTVATEINRGLVFIVWPATDGKDIHLTRRFNLLAEVLKNRLWDTIRMQMGSSYSPQAFSQLSEVFTNYGSIGVLITVEPEQADKVANAVRKIAADLQSKGITDDELERAKAPILTGIRDSERTNGYWLGTVMNGSQEVPARLDWARSRASDYQSISKADLDSLARHYLVANKTYSFIVVPDHKISSK; via the coding sequence ATGCCCCTTATCCGCAAGCTTCTTGTTGCCTCACTGTTGTCTGTGGGCTTGCTCGCCACAGCTGCTCAGGCCAAACCCGGTTTCCCGCAAGACCAAAGTGACATCAAGCCCGATCCCGCCGCCACATGGGGTGTGCTCGATAACGGCGTGCGCTATGTCGTTCTGCCCAATAGCGAGCCTAAAGGTCGTGCCAGCCTGCGCTTGCTGGTCAAAGCCGGTTCGTTGAACGAAACCGATGACCAACAAGGCCTGGCCCACTTTCTGGAGCACATGGCGTTCAAGGGCAGTACGCATTACAAGCCGGATACGCTGGTGAACTACTTCCAGCGCCTGGGTATGGGCATGGGCAGCGACGCCAACGCCAACACCGGTCAGGATCGCACGGTGTACCAGCTGGAGCTGCCTGACACCAAAGAACATACGTTGACTGAAGGCCTGCAGGTGTTCGCTGATTTCTCGGGCGGATTGCTGCTGCAACAAGATCAAATCAACAGTGAACGCGGCGTTATCCTCAGCGAAAAACGCGCCCGTGATTCGGTAGCCTTCCGCAACTACGTAGCGGAAATCAACTTCCTGCTGCCCGGCTCATTGCCTGCTCAGCGCATGCCCATTGGCCAGGAAAGTGTCATCAATGCGGCCAATCGTGATCGCTTTGCTGACCTTTACAACACCTGGTATCGGCCGGACCGCCTGACCATCATTGCGGTGGGTGACTTGAATGTTGTCAAAACCGTCGCGCTGATTAACAAGGAATTCGGCGGATTAACCGCTCGCGCGCCAGAACGCGCTGCGCCCGATCTGCGGATTCAGTCGACAGTAAAAGACGTGCAGGTGGGATATCACTACGAGGCCGACGCCCCGAATACCAATATCAGCATTCAAACGCTGCAGCCTTTCCCTGGAGAAGACAAAGCGCAAATCCGCCTGAGCGACCAAACGTTGCAACTGGCGCTGGATATGTTGTCGCGGCGGCTGGACATGCTGGCACACCAGGAAAATTCGCCGCTCAATGGCGCGTATACCGGTGTCTACGACATGTTCAAGCAAGTGCGTATCAGCACCATCGGCGCTTCGGCCAAGCCGGAACAATGGCAAACGGCCTTGGGCTTGGTCGAGCAACAATTGCGCGGCGCACTGGAACACGGTTTTACTGCTGCCGAACTCAAGGTCGCCACCGCCAATATGCGCACGGATTTGCAGCAATCAGTATCCAGCGCCGCAACGCGCCGTTCTGATCGCTTGGCGGGTTCGATAGCCGACTCGCTCAATGACGACAATGTATTTACGTCGCCGCAGCAAGATCTCGCCCTGCTCGGCCCGTTGCTGGATAAAGTCACGCCACAAGATTGCCTGGACGCACTGCGCAAAGCCTGGTCGGGTGGCCGAAAAGTGTTTGTTGCCGGTAACGTCAAACTGGATCAGCCGCAAACACAAATCCTAGCGGCTTATCAGCAAGGCCAGACTCAGGCCGTAAAAGCCCCGGATGCTGATAAAACGACCGAGTTTCCATACAAGGATTTTGGCCCTGCTGGCGCGGTAGCCAAACAGAAGCAGATTGATGATTTGGGGATCACCCAAGTGCAGTTTGCCAATGGCGTCCGCCTGAATCTGAAGAAAACCCCGTTTCAGGCCAACACCGTGAGCGTGATTTTGCGCGTGGGCAGCGGCTTGCTGACCGAACCTGCAGCCACTCAACCTGGTTTGGCCTACCTGGCCAATCTTGGATTCAAAACCGGCGGGTTGGACAAGCTGGGCATTGATGACCTGCAAACCGCATTGGCTGGCAAGCAAGTCGGGCTCAACTTTGGTGTCGGCAGCGATGCCCTGACCTTCTCGGCCAATACCAACCAGGACAATCTGCAGCTGCAATTGCAATTGCTGGCCGCTTATCTAGCACATCCTGGCTACCGGCCAGAAGCGCTGTCTATGGCCCGCAAAGCCATCGTAGAGAACCAGACGGAGCTGGCGCATACGCCGGAAGGCTTGTTGCAGACGCGCATTGCCAGCGAGCTGGCCGACCACGATCCGCGCTTTGGCATTCCCGATCAGAAAGTGGCTTTGTCGCGCAATCTGGACGAACTGAAAACGTGGCTGCAACCGCAACTGAGCAGCGGACCGCTGGAAGTATCGATTGTCGGTGATATCGACATCCCGCAAACCATAGCTGCGGTATCGCAAACGCTGGGTGCCCTGCCACAACGCGATGCCAAGCCGGATTACACCGCGCAACGCGTCGTCAACTTCCCGGCTCAAGCGGTGAACCAGCGGTACACGGTGGCCACCGAGATCAATCGCGGGTTGGTGTTTATTGTGTGGCCAGCCACCGATGGCAAAGACATTCATCTGACTCGCCGTTTCAATCTGCTGGCCGAAGTCCTGAAGAACCGCTTGTGGGACACCATCCGCATGCAGATGGGCAGTTCGTACAGCCCGCAGGCCTTCTCGCAGCTGAGCGAGGTGTTCACCAATTACGGCTCGATTGGCGTATTGATTACGGTGGAACCGGAACAAGCCGACAAGGTGGCCAATGCAGTGCGCAAGATTGCTGCTGACCTGCAAAGCAAAGGCATTACCGACGATGAACTGGAACGCGCCAAAGCACCGATCCTCACCGGGATTCGCGACTCCGAGCGCACTAACGGCTACTGGCTGGGCACTGTCATGAATGGTTCGCAAGAAGTACCAGCCCGGCTAGATTGGGCGCGTTCGCGGGCCAGCGACTATCAGAGCATCAGCAAGGCCGACCTGGACTCACTGGCGCGCCATTATCTGGTCGCCAACAAGACCTACAGCTTTATCGTGGTGCCCGATCACAAGATCAGCAGCAAATAG
- the rpoS gene encoding RNA polymerase sigma factor RpoS, whose product MNDQIDILEDEALLEEEELESIDNEAEGETETEAAAAEEADAPVYESTGDVTQIYLNEIGHSPLLTPDEERALARRVVQGDFPARQKMIEHNLRLVVNIAKHYINRGMTLLDLIEEGNIGLMHALEKFDPERGFRFSTYATWWIRQSIERAIMNQSRTIRLPVHIIKELNVYLRAQRHLEARMGHEPTVEEIAALVGKPVEDVRRIMGLNERVASLDAPLDIDPMLTIGESIPDDQHDGPETLLQNMEIERYVRDWLKQLNDKQRMVIERRYGLNGYEICTLEDLAASLNLTRERVRQIQIEALEQLRRILRRYGVTRDVVL is encoded by the coding sequence ATCGATATCCTGGAAGACGAAGCGTTACTCGAGGAAGAAGAACTCGAGTCAATTGATAACGAAGCAGAAGGGGAAACCGAGACAGAAGCTGCGGCTGCAGAAGAGGCCGACGCGCCTGTCTATGAGAGCACTGGCGACGTTACCCAGATTTATCTAAATGAAATCGGTCACAGCCCGCTACTTACTCCGGATGAAGAACGGGCACTGGCACGGCGCGTGGTTCAAGGCGATTTTCCTGCCCGCCAGAAAATGATCGAGCACAACCTGCGTTTGGTGGTGAACATCGCCAAGCACTACATCAACCGCGGTATGACCTTGCTTGATCTGATCGAGGAAGGAAATATCGGCCTGATGCATGCACTGGAAAAGTTTGATCCAGAGCGTGGATTCCGTTTTTCGACTTATGCCACGTGGTGGATTCGCCAAAGCATCGAGCGCGCCATCATGAATCAGTCGCGCACCATTCGACTGCCTGTGCACATCATCAAAGAACTCAATGTGTATCTGCGTGCGCAACGCCATCTGGAAGCGCGCATGGGGCACGAGCCAACGGTAGAAGAAATTGCCGCGCTGGTGGGCAAACCAGTGGAAGATGTACGCCGGATCATGGGTCTGAACGAGCGAGTTGCTTCGCTGGACGCGCCGCTGGATATCGATCCAATGTTGACCATCGGTGAGTCCATCCCCGATGACCAGCATGATGGTCCGGAAACGCTGTTGCAGAACATGGAAATCGAACGCTATGTGCGCGACTGGCTCAAGCAACTGAACGACAAGCAACGCATGGTAATCGAGCGCCGTTATGGCTTGAATGGTTATGAAATCTGCACGCTGGAAGACTTGGCGGCGAGCCTGAATCTGACCCGCGAAAGAGTACGGCAGATCCAGATTGAAGCACTGGAACAACTGCGCCGCATCTTGCGTCGCTACGGGGTAACCCGCGATGTGGTGCTTTAA